The uncultured Paludibaculum sp. sequence GAATGGAAGACACTGTTCGACGGCAAGTCCATGGAGGGCTGGAAAGAGACGCAGTTCGCGCGCCATGGAGGGGTTAAGCTCGAGAACGGCACGATGGTGCTCGGCCTGGGCCAGCCACTCACCGGCGTAAATCTCACCACACCCTTCCCCAAGATCGATTACGAGATTCGCTTCGAGGCAATGCGCATTCGCGGCGGCGACTTCTTCGCCAGCCTCACCATCCCCGTGGGTTCCTCGTTCGGCACGTTCGTCACTGGAGGCTGGGGCGGCGACATAGTCGGCTTCTCCAGCATCGACAATTGGGACGCCTCCGACAACGAGACGCGCTCCTACTTCACGTTTGAGAACGGGCGTTGGTATACCTTCAAACTCCAGGTGACGGCCCAGCGCATCGTAGGCTCCATCGACGATCAGGTCGTCTTCAACCCCGTCATCACGGGACGCACCATCAGCCTGCGGCCGGGCGAAATCAGCCTCTCGACGCCTTTTGGCTTCGCGTCCTACAACACGGTTGGCGCAATCAGGAAGGTGGAATACCGCCTGCTGCGGCCCCCTTCCGGAGACCGCGGCAAGCAGTAATAGCGGCTATCCGTTCAGAGTCCAGCCCCCGCGGTACTCCCGCTTGAGGTAGTCGTTGGCCTCGGTTGAGTTCGTCACGCGCCCAGTCGCTTGGTCGTACTCCAGTTTCTTGCCGGCGCGATGAGCGACGAGGCCCAACAGCATCTGCTCCATCATCGAGCCCGAGTAGTCGAAGTCGCAGTGCGTCTTCGAGCTGGTGCCGTGTTTCACGCTGTTGTACTTGCCCTTGCAGGCATCAAGCCATTCGCGCTGAAACACGTCCGAGCCAGGGCCGCCGATCTGGCGTCCCTCTTTTTGGGCGGCGAGGATCTCGTCGACATTCGTATTGGGAAGGCCGAGAGCCGCCGGCACATTGCCGTCCATCATTTGGACTGCCGGGAAGCCGTTGGCCTTCACTTCAGCGCTGGGCATGGCCGTGAAGCCAGCTGGCATTGGGCGAGCCTGTGGACGGGGGCCCTGCTGGCGGCGCGGCTGAGCCTGCGTCACCTGCCCGGTGCCTTGAATCAACGGCAGCGTTTCCGATGCGCCGCGCCGCTTGTAGTAGGTCAAATCCCCATCGTCGTTGTTGGGCAGAATCACACGAGTTGTGAAGTCCGCGAAGATCGATCCCTTGGTACCTTCGAAGATCGCGCCATTGCCCACCCGGCTCAGATCGATATACCCGCGGGGCGCCTGCGGTTTCAATCCGCCCTGGTACCAAACGATCTCGATCGGCCCACGCCAGCTATTGGCAGGG is a genomic window containing:
- a CDS encoding DUF1080 domain-containing protein — protein: MTRTIAWIPALLCLTAAAQPAAEWKTLFDGKSMEGWKETQFARHGGVKLENGTMVLGLGQPLTGVNLTTPFPKIDYEIRFEAMRIRGGDFFASLTIPVGSSFGTFVTGGWGGDIVGFSSIDNWDASDNETRSYFTFENGRWYTFKLQVTAQRIVGSIDDQVVFNPVITGRTISLRPGEISLSTPFGFASYNTVGAIRKVEYRLLRPPSGDRGKQ